The following proteins are co-located in the Thermus thermophilus HB8 genome:
- a CDS encoding Uma2 family endonuclease, producing MEKMLARKPLSLERYLEEEAESPVKREFYRGFPYAMAGASALHNRVALNIAARFLEAARPRGCRVYMSDMKLRIRDEAVYYPDVMVVCGEGPPHPYYEEAPCAVVEVLSPATEALDRREKRAMYLSLDSLQVYLLVDPERRRFTAYRLTPEGFVEEEGEEVDVPCLDLRLTLEDAFRL from the coding sequence ATGGAGAAAATGCTTGCCCGAAAGCCCCTTTCCCTGGAGCGCTACCTGGAGGAGGAGGCGGAAAGCCCCGTGAAGCGGGAGTTCTACCGGGGCTTCCCCTACGCCATGGCCGGGGCCAGCGCCCTCCACAACCGCGTGGCCCTGAACATCGCCGCCCGCTTCCTGGAGGCGGCCAGGCCCCGGGGGTGCCGGGTCTACATGAGCGACATGAAGCTCCGCATCCGGGACGAGGCGGTCTACTACCCGGACGTGATGGTGGTCTGCGGGGAAGGCCCGCCCCACCCCTACTACGAGGAAGCCCCCTGTGCTGTGGTGGAGGTCCTCTCCCCCGCCACCGAGGCCTTGGACCGCAGGGAGAAACGGGCCATGTACCTGAGTCTGGATAGCCTCCAGGTCTACCTCCTGGTGGACCCGGAGAGGCGCCGCTTTACCGCCTACCGCCTCACCCCGGAGGGGTTCGTGGAGGAGGAGGGCGAGGAGGTGGACGTGCCCTGCCTGGACCTTCGCCTGACCCTGGAGGACGCCTTCCGGCTCTAA
- a CDS encoding S1 RNA-binding domain-containing protein — MELEAGTVVEGRVVRVVSFGAFVELAGGEQGLVHISQIAHEYVTNVRDYLNEGDIVQVLIKGRDAKGRLDLSIKDLTPAPEGGAPPPRPRRLPKQSPEFENKLKSFLRGTGGFGGKGKKGGRKKR, encoded by the coding sequence GTGGAACTAGAAGCAGGAACCGTTGTGGAAGGCCGCGTGGTGCGGGTGGTGAGCTTTGGCGCGTTTGTGGAGCTTGCGGGGGGGGAGCAGGGCCTGGTCCACATCTCCCAGATCGCCCACGAGTACGTGACGAACGTTCGGGACTACCTCAACGAGGGGGACATCGTCCAGGTCCTGATTAAAGGGCGGGACGCCAAGGGGCGGCTGGACCTCTCCATCAAGGACCTGACCCCGGCCCCCGAAGGGGGCGCGCCCCCGCCCAGGCCCAGGCGGCTTCCCAAGCAATCCCCCGAGTTTGAGAACAAGCTCAAGAGCTTCCTCCGGGGCACCGGAGGGTTTGGGGGCAAGGGCAAAAAGGGCGGCCGGAAGAAGCGCTAA
- the sufU gene encoding Fe-S cluster assembly sulfur transfer protein SufU, whose amino-acid sequence MSVLDELYREILLDHYQSPRNFGVLPQATKQAGGMNPSCGDQVEVMVLLEGDTIADIRFQGQGCAISTASASLMTEAVKGKKVAEALELSRKFQAMVVEGAPPDPTLGDLLALQGVAKLPARVKCATLAWHALEEALR is encoded by the coding sequence ATGAGCGTCCTTGACGAGCTTTACCGGGAAATCCTCCTGGACCACTACCAGAGCCCCAGGAACTTCGGGGTCCTGCCCCAGGCCACCAAGCAGGCCGGGGGGATGAACCCCTCCTGCGGGGACCAGGTGGAGGTGATGGTGCTCCTGGAAGGGGACACCATCGCCGACATCCGCTTCCAAGGCCAAGGGTGCGCCATCAGCACGGCGAGCGCCTCCCTCATGACCGAGGCGGTGAAGGGCAAAAAGGTGGCGGAGGCCCTGGAGCTTTCCCGCAAGTTCCAGGCCATGGTGGTGGAAGGCGCCCCCCCGGACCCCACCTTGGGCGACCTCCTCGCCCTCCAGGGGGTGGCCAAGCTCCCCGCCCGGGTGAAGTGCGCTACCCTGGCCTGGCACGCCCTGGAGGAGGCCCTAAGGTGA
- a CDS encoding aminotransferase class V-fold PLP-dependent enzyme, which yields MDLSALREDFPLFAQRPELVYLDSAATSQKPRRVIEALRRYYETLNANVHRGAYRLSAEATEAYEEARRRLARFLNAEPKEIVFVRNTTEAMNLVAYAWGLRNLKEGDEVLVTEMEHHAGLVPWHLVAGLTGAKVKAIPLTEEGRLDLSALEDLLTERTRVVSLVHMSNVLGTINPVAEIARRAKEAGALVVVDGAQSAPHLPVDVKALGADFFALSGHKMLGPTGAGVLWGRYEVLEGMMPFLGGGEMILEVHVDRSTYAPPPQRFEAGTPPIAEAIALGEAACYLMEVGMEKVFAHDRALLDYALKRLEEVPRLRVYGPKGLDRGGVIPFTLGRLHAHDLATFLDQEGIAVRAGHHCAQPLHRKLGLAATARASFYLYNTKEEVDRFVEALLRIEAKYRAWL from the coding sequence ATGGACCTAAGCGCCCTGAGGGAGGACTTCCCCCTCTTCGCCCAGCGCCCGGAGCTCGTCTACCTGGACTCCGCCGCCACGAGCCAGAAGCCCAGGCGGGTCATAGAGGCCCTGAGGCGCTACTACGAGACCTTGAACGCCAACGTCCACCGGGGGGCCTACCGGCTCTCCGCCGAGGCCACCGAGGCCTACGAGGAGGCGCGGAGGCGCCTGGCCCGCTTTCTCAACGCCGAGCCCAAGGAGATCGTCTTTGTGCGCAACACCACCGAGGCCATGAACCTGGTGGCCTACGCCTGGGGCCTTAGGAACCTTAAGGAGGGGGACGAGGTCCTGGTCACGGAGATGGAGCACCATGCGGGCCTCGTCCCCTGGCACCTGGTGGCAGGCCTCACCGGGGCCAAGGTGAAGGCCATCCCCCTCACCGAGGAGGGAAGGCTGGACCTAAGCGCCCTGGAGGACCTTCTCACGGAGAGGACCCGGGTGGTCTCCCTGGTCCACATGTCCAACGTCCTCGGCACCATCAACCCCGTGGCCGAGATCGCAAGGAGGGCCAAGGAGGCCGGGGCCCTCGTGGTGGTGGACGGGGCCCAGTCCGCCCCCCACCTCCCCGTGGACGTCAAGGCCCTTGGCGCCGACTTCTTCGCCCTTTCCGGGCACAAGATGCTGGGGCCCACGGGGGCCGGGGTCCTTTGGGGGCGGTACGAGGTCCTGGAGGGGATGATGCCCTTTTTGGGGGGCGGGGAGATGATCCTCGAGGTCCACGTGGACCGGTCCACCTACGCCCCCCCGCCCCAGCGCTTTGAGGCGGGCACCCCCCCCATCGCCGAGGCCATCGCCCTGGGGGAGGCCGCCTGCTACCTCATGGAGGTGGGGATGGAAAAGGTCTTCGCCCACGACCGGGCCCTTCTGGACTACGCCCTAAAGCGCCTGGAAGAGGTGCCGCGCCTCCGGGTCTACGGGCCTAAGGGACTGGACCGGGGCGGGGTCATCCCCTTCACCTTAGGCCGCCTCCACGCCCACGACCTCGCCACCTTCCTGGACCAGGAGGGGATCGCCGTGAGGGCGGGCCACCACTGCGCCCAGCCCCTCCACCGGAAGCTCGGCCTTGCGGCCACGGCCCGGGCGAGCTTCTACCTCTACAACACGAAGGAAGAGGTGGACCGCTTCGTGGAAGCCCTTCTAAGGATAGAGGCCAAGTACCGGGCCTGGCTATAA
- the trxA gene encoding thioredoxin: MAKPIEVTDQNFDETLGQHPLVLVDFWAEWCAPCRMIAPILEEIAKEYEGKLLVAKLDVDENPKTAMRYRVMSIPTVILFKDGQPVEVLVGAQPKRNYQAKIEKHLPATA; this comes from the coding sequence ATGGCGAAGCCCATTGAGGTGACCGACCAGAACTTTGACGAGACCCTCGGCCAACACCCCTTGGTCCTGGTGGACTTCTGGGCGGAGTGGTGCGCCCCCTGCCGGATGATCGCCCCCATCCTGGAGGAGATCGCCAAAGAGTACGAGGGCAAGCTCTTGGTGGCCAAGCTGGACGTGGACGAGAACCCCAAGACCGCCATGCGCTACCGGGTGATGAGCATCCCCACGGTGATCCTCTTCAAGGACGGCCAGCCGGTGGAGGTCCTGGTGGGGGCCCAGCCCAAGCGCAACTACCAGGCCAAGATCGAGAAGCACCTGCCCGCCACCGCCTGA
- a CDS encoding mannose-1-phosphate guanylyltransferase translates to MKTYALVMAGGRGERLWPLSREDRPKPFLPLFEGKTLLEATLERLAPLVPPERTLLAVRRDQEAVARPYADGIRLLLEPLGRDTAGAVLLGVAEALKEGAERLLVLPADHYVGDDEAYREALATMLEAAEEGFVVALGLRPTRPETEYGYIRLGPREGAWYRGEGFVEKPSYAEALEYIRKGYVWNGGVFAFAPATMAELFRRHLPSHHEALERLLAGASLEEVYAGLPKISIDYGVMEKAERVRVVLGRFPWDDVGNWRALERVFSQDPHENVVLGEGRHVALDTFGCVVYADRGVVATLGVSGLVVAKVGDEVLVVPKDWAREVREVVKRLEAQE, encoded by the coding sequence GTGAAGACCTACGCCCTGGTGATGGCGGGCGGACGCGGGGAGAGGCTTTGGCCCCTCTCCCGGGAGGACCGCCCCAAGCCCTTTCTGCCCCTCTTTGAGGGGAAGACCCTCCTCGAGGCCACCCTGGAGCGCCTCGCCCCCCTCGTGCCTCCAGAGCGCACCCTCCTCGCCGTGCGCCGGGACCAGGAGGCGGTGGCCCGTCCCTATGCGGACGGGATCCGGCTCCTCCTGGAGCCCTTGGGCCGGGACACCGCGGGGGCGGTGCTCTTAGGGGTGGCCGAGGCCCTGAAGGAGGGGGCCGAGCGGCTCCTCGTCCTCCCCGCCGACCACTACGTGGGGGACGACGAGGCCTACCGGGAGGCCTTGGCCACCATGCTGGAGGCGGCGGAGGAGGGTTTTGTGGTGGCCCTGGGCCTGAGGCCCACCCGCCCGGAGACGGAGTACGGCTACATCCGTCTGGGGCCCAGGGAGGGGGCCTGGTACCGGGGGGAGGGGTTCGTGGAGAAGCCCTCCTACGCCGAGGCCCTGGAGTACATCCGCAAGGGCTACGTCTGGAACGGCGGGGTCTTCGCCTTCGCCCCCGCCACCATGGCCGAGCTCTTCCGGCGCCACCTCCCGAGCCACCACGAGGCCCTGGAGCGCCTCCTCGCCGGGGCCTCCCTGGAGGAGGTGTACGCCGGCCTCCCCAAGATCTCCATTGACTACGGGGTGATGGAGAAGGCGGAGAGGGTGCGGGTGGTCCTCGGCCGCTTCCCCTGGGACGATGTGGGGAACTGGCGGGCCCTGGAGCGGGTCTTCTCCCAGGACCCCCACGAGAACGTGGTCCTGGGGGAGGGGCGGCACGTGGCCCTGGACACCTTTGGGTGCGTGGTCTACGCCGACCGGGGCGTGGTGGCCACCCTGGGGGTTTCCGGGCTGGTGGTGGCCAAGGTGGGGGACGAGGTCCTGGTGGTGCCCAAGGACTGGGCCCGGGAGGTGCGGGAGGTGGTGAAACGCCTCGAGGCCCAGGAATGA
- a CDS encoding SHOCT domain-containing protein, with product MTAWAHGWYGYAPHMGLEVWGWLWPFLWLGLLVLGVYLVARALTRRERTDRALEILRERYARGEIDKETFERMKRDLA from the coding sequence ATGACGGCATGGGCCCACGGGTGGTACGGCTACGCCCCCCACATGGGCTTGGAAGTTTGGGGCTGGCTTTGGCCCTTCCTTTGGCTGGGGCTTCTGGTTCTCGGGGTGTACCTGGTGGCCCGCGCCCTTACTCGCCGGGAAAGGACGGACCGGGCCCTGGAGATCCTGAGGGAGCGGTACGCCAGAGGGGAAATAGACAAGGAGACCTTTGAGCGCATGAAACGGGACCTCGCCTAA
- the pyrE gene encoding orotate phosphoribosyltransferase has product MDVLELYRRTGALLEGHFLLRSGMHSPFFLQSAALLQHPLYAEAVGEALGKLFKDEKVDFVIAPAIGGVVLSFVVAKALGARALFAEKDGRGGMLIRKGLTVNPGDRFLAVEDVVTTGESVRKAIRAAEARGGVLVGVGAIVDRSGGRAAFGVPFRALLALEVPHYPEEACPLCREGVPLEEV; this is encoded by the coding sequence ATGGACGTCCTGGAGCTTTACCGGAGGACGGGGGCTCTTCTAGAGGGCCACTTCCTCCTGCGTTCGGGGATGCACTCCCCCTTCTTTTTGCAGTCGGCGGCCCTCCTCCAGCATCCCCTTTACGCCGAGGCCGTGGGGGAGGCTTTGGGAAAGCTCTTTAAGGACGAGAAGGTGGACTTCGTCATCGCCCCGGCCATCGGGGGCGTGGTCCTTTCCTTCGTGGTGGCGAAGGCCCTCGGGGCCCGGGCCCTCTTCGCCGAGAAGGACGGAAGGGGGGGGATGCTCATCCGCAAGGGGCTCACCGTGAACCCGGGCGACCGCTTCTTGGCGGTGGAGGATGTGGTAACCACCGGGGAGAGCGTCCGCAAGGCGATCCGGGCGGCGGAGGCCCGGGGCGGGGTTTTGGTGGGCGTGGGGGCCATCGTGGACCGGAGCGGGGGCAGGGCGGCCTTCGGCGTGCCCTTCCGCGCCCTCCTCGCCTTGGAGGTTCCCCATTATCCCGAGGAGGCCTGCCCCCTCTGCCGGGAGGGGGTGCCCTTGGAGGAGGTCTAG
- a CDS encoding archease has protein sequence MVVRPLDHTADVGFALEAQSLEELFQAALKGLLDVMFTAPPQGGRKRRHLRLFAEDLETLLVRFLNELIYLIQTKGFVPGRARIRVEEEEGGYRLTATLFGEPFQERFGFQGEVKSATFHGLSVRKEDGRWKAQVILDV, from the coding sequence GTGGTGGTGAGGCCCCTGGACCACACCGCCGACGTGGGGTTTGCCCTCGAGGCCCAAAGCCTGGAGGAGCTCTTTCAGGCGGCCCTGAAGGGCCTTCTAGACGTGATGTTCACCGCCCCTCCCCAAGGGGGCAGGAAGCGGCGGCACCTAAGGCTTTTCGCCGAGGACCTGGAAACCCTCCTCGTCCGCTTCCTCAACGAGCTGATCTACCTGATCCAGACCAAGGGCTTCGTCCCGGGAAGGGCCCGCATCCGGGTGGAGGAGGAAGAGGGCGGGTACCGCCTCACCGCCACCCTCTTCGGCGAGCCCTTCCAGGAGCGCTTCGGCTTCCAGGGGGAGGTGAAGAGCGCCACCTTCCACGGCCTCTCCGTCCGCAAGGAGGACGGCCGCTGGAAGGCCCAGGTCATCCTAGACGTGTAG
- a CDS encoding PIG-L deacetylase family protein encodes MDLLVVVPHPDDESFGAGGALLLAKEAGLKTGVLTLTRGEAGRTLGLCPPEELPQVRVEELKRAAAVLQVDYLEVLDYPNALPEGAQGERGPATGRGLADHPEAVEAIRTRLLRLRPRFVLTFPPDGINGHPDHVAASRYAREAAQGLAQVVYLVRPDGPWPVTHRLRLPERVLARKLQAIAQHKTQALSVLKFLEMFPERLWTETFHLPGASGLREGPWW; translated from the coding sequence ATGGACCTCCTCGTGGTGGTGCCCCACCCGGACGACGAGAGCTTCGGCGCAGGGGGAGCCCTCCTCCTCGCCAAGGAGGCGGGGCTTAAGACCGGGGTCCTCACCCTGACCCGGGGGGAAGCCGGGAGAACCCTTGGCCTCTGTCCCCCGGAGGAGCTGCCCCAGGTGCGCGTGGAGGAGTTAAAGCGGGCCGCGGCCGTCCTTCAAGTGGACTACCTCGAGGTGCTGGACTACCCCAACGCCCTCCCCGAGGGCGCCCAAGGGGAGCGGGGGCCGGCCACGGGCCGGGGCCTCGCCGACCACCCCGAGGCGGTGGAGGCGATCCGGACGCGGCTCCTCCGCCTCCGTCCCCGCTTCGTCCTCACCTTCCCCCCGGACGGCATCAACGGCCACCCCGACCACGTGGCGGCGAGCCGCTACGCCCGCGAGGCCGCCCAAGGCCTCGCCCAGGTGGTCTACCTGGTCCGCCCCGACGGCCCCTGGCCCGTAACCCACCGCCTCCGCCTCCCCGAGAGGGTCTTGGCGCGGAAGCTCCAGGCCATCGCCCAGCACAAGACCCAGGCCCTCTCCGTGCTGAAGTTCCTGGAGATGTTCCCCGAGCGCCTCTGGACCGAGACCTTCCACCTGCCGGGCGCCTCCGGTCTCCGGGAGGGACCGTGGTGGTGA
- the folK gene encoding 2-amino-4-hydroxy-6-hydroxymethyldihydropteridine diphosphokinase, with translation MTAYVALGSNLGDRAAYLLEGLSRLSRLPETRLLRLSSLYETEPLGPPQPLYLNLVAEVETALPPRGLLEAMLAIERALGRERKERYGPRTLDLDLLLYGDLVLEEEDLVLPHPRLHERAFVLVPLCDLVPQGRHPLLGRTFAELLAGLDPSGVRPYVV, from the coding sequence ATGACGGCCTACGTGGCCTTGGGCTCCAACCTCGGGGACCGCGCGGCCTACCTCTTGGAGGGGCTTTCCCGGCTCTCCCGCCTCCCCGAAACCCGCCTCCTCCGCCTCTCCTCCCTCTACGAGACCGAGCCTTTAGGCCCGCCCCAGCCCCTCTACCTGAACCTGGTGGCCGAGGTGGAGACGGCTCTTCCCCCCAGGGGCCTCCTCGAGGCCATGCTCGCCATAGAGCGGGCTTTGGGGCGGGAGCGCAAGGAGCGCTACGGCCCCAGGACCCTGGACCTGGACCTCCTCCTTTACGGGGACCTCGTCCTGGAGGAGGAGGACCTGGTGCTGCCCCACCCGAGGCTCCACGAGCGGGCCTTCGTCCTCGTGCCCCTTTGCGACCTCGTTCCCCAAGGGCGGCACCCCCTCCTGGGCCGGACCTTCGCCGAGCTCCTCGCGGGGCTGGACCCTTCTGGGGTCCGGCCCTATGTGGTATAG
- a CDS encoding NAD(P)H-dependent glycerol-3-phosphate dehydrogenase, which produces MRVAVLGAGAWGTALAVLLASKGVPTRLWARRKAQAEALKAMRENRDYLPGVALPAYLYPTHDPEEALEGAELAVLAVPSKALRETVAGLPPAPWYVSATKGLFYGEEGVRTPAEVVEALTQRPVVALSGPNHAEEVARFLPTASVAAGPEDLARRVQALFSGPTFRVYTSRDRRGVELGGAVKNVLALAAGMVDGLRLGDNAKAALLTRGLKEMVRFGTALGGEEATFYGLAGLGDLLATAYSLHSRNRMAGESLVRGVDREALEARGVVEGLYAVKAMVAWGKEQGVELPVAEAVHRVAHEGLDPLAALKALMAREPKEE; this is translated from the coding sequence ATGAGGGTGGCGGTCCTGGGCGCGGGGGCCTGGGGGACGGCCTTGGCCGTCCTCCTCGCCAGCAAAGGGGTGCCCACCCGGCTTTGGGCCCGGCGGAAGGCGCAGGCGGAGGCCTTGAAGGCCATGCGGGAGAACCGGGACTACCTCCCTGGGGTGGCCCTCCCGGCCTACCTCTACCCCACCCATGACCCTGAGGAGGCCTTGGAGGGGGCGGAGCTCGCCGTGCTGGCGGTGCCCTCCAAGGCCCTCCGGGAGACCGTGGCCGGCCTTCCCCCGGCTCCCTGGTACGTCTCCGCCACCAAGGGCCTCTTTTACGGGGAGGAGGGGGTCCGGACGCCCGCGGAGGTGGTGGAGGCCCTGACCCAAAGGCCCGTGGTGGCCCTTTCCGGGCCCAACCACGCCGAGGAGGTGGCCCGCTTCCTCCCCACGGCGAGCGTGGCCGCGGGGCCGGAAGACCTCGCCCGGCGGGTCCAGGCCCTCTTCTCCGGGCCCACCTTCCGGGTCTACACCAGCCGGGACCGGCGGGGGGTGGAGCTTGGGGGGGCGGTGAAGAACGTCCTGGCCCTGGCGGCGGGCATGGTGGACGGGCTTAGGCTCGGGGACAACGCCAAGGCCGCCCTCCTCACCCGGGGCCTTAAGGAGATGGTCCGCTTCGGCACCGCGCTTGGGGGGGAGGAGGCCACCTTCTACGGGCTTGCGGGCCTCGGGGACCTCCTGGCCACGGCCTACAGCCTCCACTCCCGCAACCGCATGGCGGGGGAGAGCCTGGTGCGGGGGGTGGACCGGGAGGCCCTCGAGGCCCGGGGGGTGGTGGAGGGGCTTTACGCGGTGAAGGCCATGGTGGCCTGGGGGAAGGAGCAGGGGGTGGAGCTCCCCGTGGCCGAGGCGGTCCACCGGGTGGCCCACGAGGGCCTGGACCCCCTGGCGGCCCTAAAGGCCCTCATGGCCCGGGAGCCCAAGGAGGAGTGA
- the plsX gene encoding phosphate acyltransferase PlsX — MRIALDAMGGDRAPQVVVAGAAAAAREGVEVLLVGDEAQVRAELARLGADLPVWHAPDHIRMEEAATEVRRRPQASVRVAMELLKRGEVQAVVSMGHSGATLAAALLVLGRVKGVERPALLVEFPSLRGRTFLLDGGANADCRPSFLVQFAAMGLAYAEASGALAPRVGLLSIGEEEGKGNALVQEAYPLLRAALGERFYGNVEGRDIFLGTTEVVVTDGFTGNVALKLAEGEARVLLTWIKEALTSSFRARLGALLVREALARVKARVDPAQYGAMPLLGVEGAVFIGHGSADALAVKNALLRAKAMVEAGLLARVRQRLSALHV; from the coding sequence ATGCGCATCGCCCTGGACGCCATGGGGGGCGACCGGGCCCCCCAGGTGGTGGTGGCCGGGGCGGCGGCCGCGGCCCGGGAGGGGGTGGAGGTCCTCCTGGTGGGCGACGAGGCCCAGGTGCGGGCGGAGCTTGCCCGTTTGGGGGCCGACCTTCCCGTTTGGCACGCCCCGGACCACATCCGTATGGAGGAGGCGGCCACGGAGGTTCGCCGCCGCCCCCAGGCCTCCGTGAGGGTGGCCATGGAGCTCCTCAAGCGGGGCGAGGTCCAGGCGGTGGTCTCCATGGGGCACAGCGGCGCCACCCTGGCCGCCGCCCTCCTCGTCCTCGGGCGGGTGAAGGGGGTGGAGCGGCCCGCCCTCCTCGTGGAGTTCCCCAGCTTGAGAGGCCGCACCTTCCTCCTGGACGGAGGGGCCAACGCCGACTGCCGCCCTTCCTTCCTCGTCCAGTTCGCCGCCATGGGCTTGGCCTACGCCGAGGCGAGCGGGGCTTTGGCCCCAAGGGTGGGCCTCCTCTCCATCGGGGAGGAGGAGGGGAAGGGGAACGCCCTCGTCCAGGAGGCCTACCCCTTGCTCCGGGCCGCCTTGGGCGAGCGGTTCTACGGCAACGTGGAGGGGCGGGACATCTTCCTCGGGACCACGGAGGTGGTGGTCACCGATGGGTTCACGGGCAACGTGGCCCTGAAGCTCGCCGAGGGGGAGGCCCGGGTCCTCCTCACCTGGATCAAGGAGGCTTTGACCTCCTCCTTCCGGGCGCGCCTTGGGGCCCTCTTGGTCCGGGAGGCCCTCGCCCGGGTGAAGGCCCGGGTGGACCCGGCCCAGTACGGGGCCATGCCCCTCCTCGGCGTGGAGGGCGCGGTCTTCATCGGGCACGGTTCCGCCGACGCCCTGGCGGTGAAAAACGCCCTCCTGCGGGCCAAGGCCATGGTGGAGGCGGGCCTCCTCGCGCGGGTGCGGCAGCGGCTTTCCGCCCTACACGTCTAG
- the pyrF gene encoding orotidine-5'-phosphate decarboxylase encodes MDFLEALSRPPLVLGVDPRPTLHGPEPLAHIRRYTFELLEALAPRLAAAKFQLAFFEALGLEGTALLWELASASRVMGLPVIFDGKRGDIGSTAEAYARAYLEAFPGSALTVNPYLGLDALKPFFQAASRTGGGVFVLAKTSNPGSGFLQDLLVEEKPLYLHLAEALEREGEGYREGTWSRVGMVVGATYPEAVARVRERAPHAPLLLPGVGAQGGRPLKGEGLLFAASRALYYPGGRPDLKAALEAAEALLKALVE; translated from the coding sequence ATGGACTTCCTCGAGGCCCTTTCCCGGCCGCCCCTCGTTCTCGGCGTGGATCCGAGGCCGACGCTCCACGGCCCCGAGCCCTTGGCCCATATCCGCCGCTACACCTTCGAGCTCCTCGAGGCCCTGGCCCCACGCCTTGCGGCGGCGAAGTTCCAGCTGGCGTTCTTTGAGGCCTTGGGCCTCGAGGGGACGGCGCTGCTTTGGGAGCTCGCCAGCGCCTCCCGGGTCATGGGGCTTCCCGTGATCTTTGACGGGAAGCGGGGGGACATCGGCTCCACCGCCGAGGCCTACGCCCGGGCCTACCTGGAGGCCTTCCCGGGAAGCGCCCTCACCGTGAACCCGTACCTGGGCTTAGACGCCCTCAAGCCCTTCTTCCAGGCCGCTTCCCGCACAGGGGGCGGGGTCTTCGTCCTGGCGAAGACCTCCAACCCCGGCTCCGGCTTCCTCCAGGACCTCCTTGTGGAGGAGAAGCCCCTTTACCTTCACCTGGCCGAGGCTCTTGAGCGGGAGGGGGAGGGGTACCGGGAGGGTACCTGGAGCCGGGTGGGGATGGTGGTGGGGGCCACCTACCCGGAGGCCGTGGCTCGGGTGCGGGAAAGGGCGCCCCACGCCCCCCTCCTCCTCCCCGGCGTGGGGGCCCAGGGGGGGAGGCCCCTCAAGGGGGAGGGGCTTCTTTTCGCGGCGAGCCGGGCCCTCTACTACCCTGGGGGAAGGCCGGACCTAAAGGCCGCCCTGGAGGCGGCGGAGGCCCTCTTGAAGGCTCTGGTAGAGTAG
- a CDS encoding alpha/beta fold hydrolase, with product MRGVVFLHAFPYSPRMWEGEVALLKTRLPVLAPHYLGLSLGKAAEKVLGEMDEAGLEQAVFVGLSMGGYLVFELFRKAPERFLGTVLSSTRAGPDSEEAKRNRYALRERVLKDGVGFLPEALLPSHLGRTTQATKPEVVEKVRAIILEASPEAVAETLVALAERPDSTPLLSRMQVPALVLVGEEDTLTPPEEARRMWKALPDARMLILPETGHLANLENPKAFRTALLGFLAEFF from the coding sequence ATGAGGGGTGTGGTCTTTCTGCACGCCTTCCCCTACAGCCCCAGGATGTGGGAGGGCGAGGTGGCCCTCCTCAAGACCCGCCTCCCCGTCCTCGCCCCCCACTACCTGGGCCTTTCCCTGGGGAAGGCCGCCGAGAAGGTGCTAGGGGAGATGGACGAGGCGGGGCTGGAGCAGGCGGTCTTCGTGGGGCTCTCCATGGGAGGGTACCTCGTCTTTGAGCTCTTCCGGAAAGCCCCGGAGCGCTTCCTGGGCACGGTCCTCTCCAGCACCCGCGCGGGGCCCGACAGCGAGGAGGCCAAGCGGAACCGGTACGCCCTAAGAGAGCGGGTCCTGAAGGACGGGGTGGGCTTTCTGCCCGAAGCCCTCCTCCCAAGCCACCTGGGCCGGACGACCCAGGCCACCAAGCCCGAGGTGGTGGAGAAGGTCAGGGCGATCATTCTAGAGGCGAGCCCCGAGGCCGTGGCGGAAACCCTCGTGGCCCTCGCGGAAAGGCCCGACTCCACCCCCCTCCTTTCCCGGATGCAGGTGCCCGCCCTGGTCCTCGTGGGGGAGGAGGACACCCTCACCCCCCCGGAGGAGGCCCGGCGCATGTGGAAGGCCCTCCCCGACGCCCGCATGCTCATCCTCCCGGAGACGGGCCACCTCGCCAACCTGGAAAACCCCAAGGCCTTCCGCACCGCCCTTTTGGGCTTCCTCGCCGAGTTCTTTTAG